A window of the Gossypium hirsutum isolate 1008001.06 chromosome A05, Gossypium_hirsutum_v2.1, whole genome shotgun sequence genome harbors these coding sequences:
- the LOC107927527 gene encoding pentatricopeptide repeat-containing protein At1g18485: MALVAHPPSPSHHRQSPLITIRTTYQRLNSSISQTTSLPQTNTSTKYHLPLLQQLTSLCQSKQSLPQALTLLQQQNPHHETLDSLQRKEAIGLLLQACGRYQDIETGREVHRMVASSTLFHKDVVITTRLIAMYSMCGSPLDSRLVFDGLEKKNLFQWNAMVSGYSRNKLYEEALRAFIELVLQTEFKPDNFTFPSVIKACGGIFDVGLGQGVHGMTAKLGVLGDVFVCNALIAFYGKCGLVDEAVKVFDYMSEKNLVSWNSMICVFAENGFAQEGLGLFSEMIKCEKSFVPDVASLVTILPICAGEGNLEMGMVFHGLAVKLGLNQELMVKNALLDMYSKCGCLSHAKGLFDKDNNKNVVSWNTMIGGFATQGDTRGTFYLLRKMQVEGREKTNEVTILNVLPVCLERSELLCLKELHAYSIRHGFHYDQLVANAFIAAYAKCGSLCSSQLMFNGMETKTVSSWNALICGYAQNGAPRKALEFYLQMISSGIKPDRFSLGSLLLACSHMKSLRFGKEIHGYLIRIGLETDPFIVISLLSLYIRCGKSASARVLFEEMENKSLVSWNALIAGYSQNGLPDEALVLFRQMLSDGIQHDEISINSVFGACSQLSALRLGKEAHCYALKAHLAEDIFVGCSIIDMYAKSGCIEQARRVFEKLRDKDVALWNAIIVGYGLHGYGKEALELFEKMLAFGMKPDGFTFVGILMACCHSGLVEEGLKYFNDMQNFHGITPKLEHYACIVDMLGRAGRLDESLRLINEMPDEPDAGIWSSLLSSCKTFNALDIGTKVAEKLFELEPNKAENYVLLSNLFAASGKWDDVRRVRQKMKEVGLQKDAGRSWIELGGKVYSFMAGNTSFTGSKQMQNMWRRLEEKIRKIGYKPNTDSALHELAEDEKIEVLRGHSEKQAICVGLLRTSKGETLRINKNLRICVDCHNAAKLISKVVEREIVIRDNKRFHHFRNGFCSCGDYW, encoded by the coding sequence ATGGCTCTGGTGGCACACCCGCCATCACCTTCCCACCACCGCCAGTCGCCACTCATCACTATAAGAACAACCTATCAACGTCTGAACTCATCCATTTCTCAAACAACCTCACTCCCTCAAACCAACACTTCAACTAAGTACCATCTCCCTCTCCTCCAACAATTAACCAGTCTTTGCCAATCGAAACAGAGCCTTCCTCAAGCTTTAACACTTTTACAACAACAAAACCCCCACCATGAAACTCTAGATTCTTTACAAAGAAAAGAAGCCATAGGGTTATTATTACAAGCCTGTGGCCGTTACCAAGACATTGAAACAGGTCGAGAGGTTCACCGGATGGTGGCTTCATCGACCCTGTTCCACAAGGACGTTGTTATCACAACCCGTCTCATAGCAATGTACTCCATGTGCGGCTCCCCTTTGGATTCTCGTTTAGTTTTCGATGgtttggaaaagaaaaatttgttCCAGTGGAATGCAATGGTTAGTGGGTATTCAAGAAACAAGCTTTATGAAGAGGCTTTGAGAGCTTTTATTGAGTTGGTTTTGCAAACCGAGTTCAAGCCTGATAATTTCACTTTCCCTAGCGTAATTAAGGCTTGTGGAGGGATATTTGATGTGGGTTTAGGACAGGGAGTTCATGGAATGACTGCGAAGTTGGGTGTACTTGGTGATGTCTTCGTTTGCAATGCTTTGATAGCTTTCTATGGGAAATGTGGACTTGTTGATGAAGCAGTTAAAGTGTTTGATTATATGTCTGAAAAGAACTTAGTTTCATGGAATTCCATGATTTGTGTGTTTGCTGAGAATGGTTTTGCTCAAGAGGGCCTTGGTTTGTTCAGTGAGATGATAAAATGTGAAAAAAGTTTTGTTCCGGATGTGGCTAGTTTGGTGACTATACTACCGATATGTGCGGGGGAAGGAAATTTAGAAATGGGGATGGTTTTTCATGGTTTGGCTGTGAAACTGGGATTGAACCAAGAACTGATGGTGAAAAATGCCTTGCTTGATATGTATTCCAAATGTGGGTGCTTGTCTCATGCCAAAGGCTTGTTTGATAAGGATAATAACAAAAATGTAGTATCTTGGAATACAATGATAGGGGGCTTTGCAACACAAGGTGATACTCGTGGGACATTCTATCTTCTACGGAAAATGCAGGTGGAAGGAAGGGAGAAGACTAATGAAGTTACTATACTGAATGTGCTGCCTGTTTGTTTGGAAAGATCTGAATTGCTCTGCTTGAAAGAACTTCATGCTTATTCAATTAGACATGGTTTTCACTATGATCAATTGGTGGCTAATGCTTTCATTGCAGCCTATGCAAAATGCGGATCATTGTGCTCCTCTCAGCTTATGTTTAATGGTATGGAGACGAAGACTGTAAGCTCTTGGAATGCATTGATTTGCGGCTATGCACAGAACGGTGCTCCCAGGAAAGCTTTAGAGTTTTACCTTCAAATGATAAGTTCTGGCATAAAACCAGACCGGTTCAGCTTAGGAAGCCTACTTTTGGCTTGTAGTCATATGAAATCTCTGCGCTTCGGTAAAGAGATTCATGGGTATTTGATACGGATTGGGTTAGAAACGGATCCATTTATTGTTATCTCATTATTATCACTTTATATTCGCTGTGGCAAATCAGCTAGTGCAAGGGTGTTGTTTGAAGAGATGGAAAACAAAAGTTTAGTATCATGGAATGCACTGATTGCTGGCTATTCACAGAATGGACTTCCTGATGAAGCTTTAGTTCTCTTTCGTCAAATGCTTTCGGATGGAATTCAACATGATGAAATTTCCATAAACAGCGTATTCGGGGCTTGTTCACAGCTATCAGCTTTGCGGCTCGGAAAAGAAGCACATTGCTATGCTTTGAAAGCCCACCTAGCTGAAGACATTTTTGTTGGTTGTTCAATAATAGATATGTATGCGAAAAGTGGCTGTATAGAACAAGCTCGAAGGGTTTTCGAAAAGTTGAGGGATAAAGATGTGGCATTATGGAATGCTATAATTGTAGGATATGGACTGCATGGATATGGAAAAGAGGCACTGGAGCTATTTGAAAAGATGCTAGCATTTGGTATGAAGCCTGATGGCTTCACTTTTGTTGGTATATTAATGGCATGCTGTCATTCCGGGTTGGTAGAAGAGGGGTTGAAATATTTCAACGACATGCAGAATTTCCATGGCATAACACCAAAACTGGAGCATTATGCATGTATTGTCGACATGCTGGGTCGTGCAGGACGATTAGATGAATCTTTGAGACTTATAAATGAAATGCCTGATGAACCAGATGCTGGGATCTGGAGTTCATTACTCAGTTCCTGTAAAACTTTTAATGCACTGGATATTGGAACTAAAGTTGCTGAAAAGTTGTTCGAATTGGAGCCTAACAAAGCTGAGAACTATGTTTTACTCTCTAATTTATTTGCAGCATCAGGGAAATGGGACGATGTAAGAAGAGTGCGCCAAAAGATGAAGGAGGTTGGCTTACAAAAGGATGCCGGTCGTAGTTGGATCGAACTTGGAGGGAAAGTTTATAGCTTTATGGCTGGAAATACTTCATTTACAGGCTCTAAACAAATGCAAAACATGTGGAGAAGATTAGAGGAAAAAATACGTAAAATTGGATATAAACCGAATACCGACTCTGCGCTTCATGAATTGGCTGAAGATGAGAAGATTGAAGTATTGAGGGGGCATAGTGAGAAACAAGCAATTTGTGTTGGATTGTTGAGGACAAGTAAAGGTGAAACACTAAGAATCAACAAGAACTTGCGTATTTGTGTGGATTGTCACAATGCTGCTAAGCTGATATCAAAAGTAGTCGAAAGAGAGATAGTTATTCGTGACAACAAGCGTTTTCATCATTTTAGAAATGGCTTTTGTTCTTGTGGAGATTATTGGTAG